The Corallococcus silvisoli genome contains the following window.
ATCCGTCGCGATGGCGGTGGGCGAGCCGTCGCGGGCCGCCATGCTGGTGGCGCTGCTGGAGGGCCCTCCGCTCGCGGCGCAGGAGCTGGCACGACGCGCGGGCGTGTCCGCGCAGACCGCGAGCAGCCATCTGGCGCGGCTGGTGGAAGCGCGCTTCCTGACGTCCCGAGCGCAGGGTCGGCAACGGCTGTTCCAACTCGCGGGACCGGAGGTCGTCACGTTGCTGGAGGCCCTCGCGGTGCTGGCGCCAAGGACCCCCACCCACCTCGTGACGGATGGGCGCGGGGCCACGGCGCTTCGTGAGGCGCGGACCTGCTACGACCATCTCGCGGGCCGGCTGGGGATCCGCGTGACGGACTTCCTCCTCGAGCGCGAGTTCCTCCGACTCCAGGGTGACGCGTTCCAGGTGACGAGGACCGGGGACACGTGGCTGCGCGACTTCGGCATCTCCCTGGATGGACTGCGCGCAGGCCGCCGGCCCCTCACGCGCGCTTGCCTGGACTGGAGCGAGCGCCGCCCCCACCTCGCGGGCGCGCTGGGCGCGGCGCTGACCAAGCGATTCTTCGAGCGCGGGTGGCTCACGCGGTTGCGCGGCACGCGCGCGGTCCGGCTCACGGAGCGAGGGCAGGTCGCGCTGCGCGGCGAATGGGGGATGTCCATGGCTGAGCGCGGCCCGGCTTCGTGGACACCCGAGCCGTGATGGAAGAGGCACGGGCTGCCCGCGACCGAGGAGCTGTCGGGGCAGCCCCGTCAGCCGCGCCGTGGGTTCTCGGTGGAGGATGGGAGCGCCATCCCCGCGATTCGGCCCGGCACCGCGAAAGCTTGAGGTCTCGGGCCTGCGTCACCTGGTGAAGACGC
Protein-coding sequences here:
- a CDS encoding ArsR/SmtB family transcription factor, translated to MLTDPDIASVAMAVGEPSRAAMLVALLEGPPLAAQELARRAGVSAQTASSHLARLVEARFLTSRAQGRQRLFQLAGPEVVTLLEALAVLAPRTPTHLVTDGRGATALREARTCYDHLAGRLGIRVTDFLLEREFLRLQGDAFQVTRTGDTWLRDFGISLDGLRAGRRPLTRACLDWSERRPHLAGALGAALTKRFFERGWLTRLRGTRAVRLTERGQVALRGEWGMSMAERGPASWTPEP